GGCAAGACCGCGGCGTTCGCGCTGCCCATGCTGTCGCGCCTCGATCTCGAGGTGAAACGGGTTCAGGGGCTGGTTGTGGTTCCCACCCGCGAGCTTGCAACCCAGGTGACCCGCGCGTTCAATCGCTACGGCAAGCAGCTGGGCGTCCACGCGCTCGCGGTGTATGGCGGGCAGTCGTATGCCTGGCAGGGAAAGAAGCTGGCCGAAGGGGTGCAGGTGGTGGTGTGCACCCCAGGTCGCGCCCTCGATCTCATCGAGAAGGGCACATTGAAGCTCGACGGCGTGACGTGCGTCGCCCTGGACGAGGCCGATGAGATGCTGCGCATGGGCTTCATCGACGACGTCGACAAGCTGCTCGGGGCCACGCCAGAGACGCGTCAGACCGCGCTCTTCTCGGCCACCATCCCGCCGCCGGTGCGCGCCCTCTCAGAGAAGTACATGCGTGAGCCCGTCTCCATCGGCCACGACAAGGCCGAGATGACGGTGGCGAAGGTCACGCAGCGGTTCTGCCTGATCAGCGAGTCGTCAAAGCTCGCCACCATCACCCGCCTGCTCGAGACCGAGCCCGTCGAGCGCGCGCTGGTGTTCGCGCGCACGCGTCTGGGGTGCGCCCAGCTGGCCGACGCCCTCATCGCGCGTGGCTTCACCGCCGAGGCGCTGCACGGCGATCTGCCGCAAGAGGCGCGCGAGTCGGTGCTGGCGCGCTTCCGCGCGGGACGCATCGCCTTGCTGGTCGCCACCGATGTGGCGGCCCGCGGGCTCGACATCCCTTCGGTGTCGCATGTGTTCAACTACGATTTCCCCGATCAGCCGGCCGACTATGTGCACCGCATCGGCCGCACGGCGCGCGCGGGCACCGAGGGCACCGCCATCTCGCTGGTGACCCCCCGCGAGCAGGGGCGCCTGGCCATGG
The sequence above is a segment of the Pseudomonadota bacterium genome. Coding sequences within it:
- a CDS encoding DEAD/DEAH box helicase, which codes for MKSFSDLGLRDELLQALNAVGYTAPTDIQASAIPEMLAGRDVIAQAHTGTGKTAAFALPMLSRLDLEVKRVQGLVVVPTRELATQVTRAFNRYGKQLGVHALAVYGGQSYAWQGKKLAEGVQVVVCTPGRALDLIEKGTLKLDGVTCVALDEADEMLRMGFIDDVDKLLGATPETRQTALFSATIPPPVRALSEKYMREPVSIGHDKAEMTVAKVTQRFCLISESSKLATITRLLETEPVERALVFARTRLGCAQLADALIARGFTAEALHGDLPQEARESVLARFRAGRIALLVATDVAARGLDIPSVSHVFNYDFPDQPADYVHRIGRTARAGTEGTAISLVTPREQGRLAMVGHYTKSPAKRMVVPTVGEVHARRDHRFAERVDQVAVEDNLDPSLRWVDEQVASGKDLRTLTAALVQLVRGTETTRPDEYVEEIFPKSKPPGARMGAPRRGGGGGYPSAGDMGDDRGPRGRGERFSARPSPSKGPKTFAHESGKKGAKTFAHEGGKKGPKTFEHEGGKKGPKTFEHEGGKKGP